From Quercus lobata isolate SW786 chromosome 11, ValleyOak3.0 Primary Assembly, whole genome shotgun sequence:
GCTTTGTGATTCTTTGAGCTtatgaagataaaaaagaatcatCAGATTTCTATAACTAAATTCAATCAGTAGTCAGATCTGTCAATGACTGGCCTCTTAACGAACTGAGACACATCATGAATGCTCAAAATGGATTCAGAATTGCTAAAACAAGTGACTTATACTCTAATAAGACAATATATTGACTAAGATGCTGAAGATGATCCAGATATCCTAAATCCCTggataaacaaaaaacaaggcCAGCATAGATTGCAATACCATGTCATTTTATCTACCACTATAAAAGTACATGAGACATGATTTATAGgttgaaaaatcatatcatattatctaCTAAAGACTATTTGGATTCTAATACAcagttaaaattttgaatggCATCACATGTAAGAGCAGATGAAAGTATCTTTAGAGAAATAGAaacagaaattaaatattttattggcGTCATATGttgaaaaataatatcatattaTCTACTAATGAATATAGTTAAATATTTCTTGTATAAGGACCCCAAAGTCAACAGCATTTAGCAACAATCTTTGATATTTCCATTATAAGAATGCATAATAATTCCAGCTGAAATAATGATTTAGAGTAAGAAGTGATAACTAAGTGCACCTTCAGTACAGAGAGGTAGGAATCTGAAAGGCCTGTATACTTCCCAACCATGGCAATGTGGACCTGCCAATTAGTTGACATACAGAGATAAACTTCTGACaacaaatagaaagaaaaatagattctGAATTTGAGAATTGCTTGTTAGACCCACCGGCTCATGCAACTTGTCACATTTTTCAGCCCTTGAAATCCATTCATCTAATGCAGGCTTGCCAGTTTTACTGCCATTACAGAAAACATTGCATAAGGATGCTGAAAACTAAAATGATGTTACATGCCAGTACATTCAAGATCAAAATTAACATAATAATTAAGAACTGAGCTAATCAGACAAACCCCAGAAGGTTCAGCACTTTCAAGATTGCTTCATGGGCCTTCTGATCCTAATTCAGAAGAAAAAACATATCCAGCTGTAAGAGATCTTAATTAAATATTCAtgatttacattccaaggagtGCTAAAGTACTACTTACTCTTAAAAGCAAAGGAATGTGCCAGATGTTGGGTACATCATAGAGAGTGATGATGTTTTCTGCCTGGAAAACAAGTGCTTTCAATAAGATAGAATCTTACAAAGCagataaatataaatttcaactTATATGCGCATAAAACTTTTGTCCATATCAAAATACCGGGACATGGCAAAACTGAGAGATTTTGACTTTTACGTTCTCCTCAAGTGCCTGTCAACAAATTCAATTTAATACATTAAGTCAACCCAATAAAGTAGCAACATAAACATAAAaggtgtgtgtgtgcgcgcgcacGCATGTCAGAGAGAAACAAAGGGATAGTGGGATACCGCTGTACTACGACAAGTTAAGATATGTGGCGTCAAACCCAGGCCTCTTAGTTGCCGAACACTGTGCTGGGTTGGTTTTGTTTTCTGAACAATAATGACAAAATTCACCACAATTATTAACCCGACCAGGAAATTTGTtctgataaataaaaaagatgcaGCCACTATATCATCTGCCATATGGGATGTACATTGCAATTCCTAAGAAGTTTACCTGTTCACCAACAACATTTAAAACAGGCACAAGGCTGACATGAATCAAGCAAAAGTTCTCGGTCCCTAAAATGAGAAGTATTCAAGAAAAGAAGACATTTTATTAGAATTATTAAAAGATCAGGCTTAACACTTGTGTATTGTGAAGTTGCATAGATAATATCCTTACCTACACGATACGAGAATTGGCCTAATGCTTCAATAAACGGCATGGATTCAATATCTCCTGCACCAAGGAAGCTTAttaaaatcttataaaaaaatagagaaacaactCGTTCAAGAACACTGTTGTTAGTGTACCTATAGTTCCACCCAATTCTATGACACAAACATCAGGTGAACCTGACTTTCCAtccactggtatccttgctacCCGCTCAATCCACTCTTGAATGGCATCTGTAATGTGAGGGACAACCTACAGAACCAAAGAATGTAAAAAGACTTGTTGGCCATACATGTATATCAAGGTTAAGAAtgatacaagaaaacaaaatggATTTATTAatgagaaagagggaaaaaagaaaacaaacctgTACAGTTTTCCCCAGATAATCTCCCCTTCTCTCCTTGTCAATAACAGACTGCCATACAAGAAGAAAAACTTAAGCCATTAGATTTTGGTAGGGAATATAATAATCTTTGCCAACTCTACAAGTAAATATTTAATACAGGTATGGAAATGAACCAACTTGCCTGGTAAATCTTTCCGGTAGTGATATTATGATCGCGTGTCAACTTGATATCTAGAAACCTTTCATAATTTCCAAGGTCCAGGTCCACCTTTGAATACAAAATAAAGTCATGGTTCATACTGTTATGCCCAGATTTGATCAAATCATCCATATTTGTCAAGTTTTGACAAATTGTCCTGATGTTTACatttttgctttaatttttgttaaaagtaaCATGCTTAACTAGAACTTTCAACTAGTATCTGTACAGAAGAAATAGGATAGCGTACAAATTTGATAGTGATCATTTTAAAAGtcatttcttttctcaaaaacaaaacatgaaaTTGATCCAGTAAGGTGCACTACAATTTACTGAAACAACCAAATCCCCATACCAATAGGCCTACTTAAacatttcaaaaactttttgtcGAAATAGAATCCATTTAGAGCATAAAAGGGGCCAACCtttcaagaatttaattttataaacccCATCAAAGAGAGTTGAAGCAAGTAGGAAAATAATGTTGACATATCATCTATACAATGAAATTAACAAACAAATAACACAGAAAAGGAACTGTTTTTATACCTCACCGCCATCATCTAACACAAAAACTTCTCCATGCTCAAAAGGGGACATTGTTCCAGCATCAGTGTTCAAGTAAGGATCtgaattacaaaacaaaaaattaggccaaaacacatgtcaaaacgttgaaaaagaagaaaacaagaacaagACAAGGCAATCATATCTCAAgagtttataaaacaaaaagacgCCCAGTAATGAATCATAAAACTGATGTGGTTGTGTGATATTGTCAATTTCCGCCCCAACAAGAGGAGCCCAGAAAAACACACaagttaatatatttttatttaaaaaagaaaaaaagagattaataaattagatgaggaaaactaaatGGAAGTTTAACCAACTTTATGAGACACATTTGTACAAATAACATATGCACATCCTTAACCGAGAAACAACTTAAAATTGAGATGctcattttagaaaaaaaagagattgcCCATATTCCAAAAGCTAATAATGTAGCAATAAAgcttcaaaaaaattcattaggGGCCCAAAAAAAGGCTATTTTTgtcaagaaaagagaaatatacAGAAGAAAGCagctaaaaaaacaaaaaccaaagaagaagaagaagcagcagaGACCAATTTTAATGGAAGTCACGCGAAGGCCACAGGCCTTGAGAAGCAGGCCAATACTACTGGCGGTGACTCCTTTTCCAAGGCCACTAACCACTCCACCAGTCACCAACACATACTTCATTTTgatgcttttttcttttcttttctttacctCAGTTTTAGATAACACCTACATATATAAACAGAACATTATATCAGAAAACAGAACAGAACAAGCATTTCCTATGATCATCAACAACAAATATTGGTGTTAAACTGAAAAACCAGAAACAGTACCCAAAAGCTGAAGTGGGTTTTGTTTGTAGAGGAAAACCAAGCAACTATAGTTTGGTTTGCGAGTTCAGACGTTATAACAAGAAGGTGGCAAAGGCACAAAGAGcatgagaaacaaacacacagtCAGTCAGTCACACACTCATACACTGGAGTACAAATATGtaggaaagaaagagagaatggaaGAGAAAACTGGGCCGAAGGAAAGGATGTGAGTTTGAGATTCCTCAGCATTGGCGGCTTTATATAGTTATTATGCCAACACTCCCAAAGCCTAAAACGTAAAACCCCCCCAATAGAAATTTGTTTTAGAGGCTAATGTAAAAAGggttttacttttttgcttCCCTAGAATGTCGCTCTCTCCCTCTACAGTGGTTAATTACACACCGTGTACGGTACGCGTGAGATACATCCGCTGAAAAATGTGAGTTCAAAACACGATTTTTGTTAAAatgtgaaatcgtgttttcttgttaccttttcaaaattataactGAAATtatatctttctcttttttgctGAATTGACTGAAATTATATCTTGACCGCACTATTTCCAAAAgtgtgtatttaaaaaaatgtgtgtaataagtttgcaacaaatattaatgtttttataatgaaaaaagtTAGCATATATCCTAGCATTAGTTTaggtaatatttttttaaaaaaaaaaattagaagagaagacaactttttatattttcttaaaaattgtattaagatatttttaaaataatttattaacaaatttttaaaaagcacCCATTAATCTAACTATTTTATaatgggaaatgctaacgagtgcacGAGTGCCCTTAAGACActagttaataatccatttaaataaagtttttatgggaaatgaaaaaaaaataattaatattttgacagtttttttcatttcccataaaagtggtatcaaaattttcctaaaattgattattaataagttccctaagggcactcgttagcataacCCTTTTATAATAACcacataaagtttttttttaatcttaagatataaataaattaaattaaattatgtaaggATATAGtataaaactcatattttaccCTTTTAATCTCAACATGTTGTTTctcaaaagatttaaaaaaaaaaatccaacatgTCACATCATCTTATcgcatatttaagaataaagcACAACCACACCCATAgaattctaatacccatatataaatctaaccaaattgagagtttattgagatgttattatgtataatataatgtattaaattttaagtaaaatgttgatatgacaatcttttattatattatataaaacatTACACCCATCTTACTAAattcagttaatttttttttttttttttttggctgaatgtaAAGTATTAATTagtaatacaaataaataaatatgtaaaatactCAAACTTTAcatacaaatattttatatatatttatttatttgaatgtaAAGTATTAATTagtaatacaaataaataaatatatatatatatataaaataagaccTCGAATAGAAGGCCATGGCCGTTACTTTTTGTCTTTTGCCTGTGCGAGTGCTTGGAACAGGGCAACTTCGGTGCAGAGTGCAGTAGTCAACTTTCTGCACGTTTCCTTTTGTTACaaaagtaaagttttttttttttttttttttttttttttttttttttactgtgaacCTTTGCAGTAGAATTTTTCTTATATAGAGTTGTAAGATTAAAAACTCTTtaatgttttgtgtttttgagtgTTTGACAATATAgtgatttgaaattcaaattttttttattggtgaaaTTCTGAAtttaaaaactgattttttttttttttgggtataaatttCGTGTATGTTTGGCAcaaacttttagtttttagtttttcctttagtctcaatttttttttttttttaacaaaaatagtttttaaaaaataaatgaagttttaattttttttgtcacatatttAACATAACAActagaaattatatattttatatagcACTATACAAATAAACTACAGACACCCAACCGGACACAACCCTAAAGATGTTGGAAATTTACCGAAAATACATCGTTTTTTTACAAAGGTGCTTTAAAGTCCTTTTAAGTACTTTTAGGTGGTATGATAACACAATATGAGACACccttcccctttttcttttcttttcttttctcttttttaccTTCTTTAGACCCAAGGTTTTAAACCGGTCAAATTGTCATTTGAAGTAGAATTCATCTGccttaattttcaaaacttgtCTCACGCAAAtgagtttgaaatttttaccaaaattttttaataagtacaGTAAAATTGAACCTATGATATCAACTTCATAGTTATtactaatttttacttttggaCTAAAATACTAATTGGTCATTGTGTAGATTAGATTCAAATCTAAATTCTTTATTTGAGGATAAGAAATTTTGCCAAGTAACCTTTGCcacatttattatattattatctttGTTGGATTCCTTTATGCCTTTATCCATTTTATTAGAGTTAACAACAAAAGATGTACCTAAACACATGGCAAAACTACATTATCCCACATTACTTAGGTTTCATCTTCcgaattttttatgataaatttttaattgatatacTTTTTTGGTCATATTTGATATACTTAGTGTCCATTTgtcaaagattatttttgtcaacttattttattattcagtttatttttgttactatttatgagtcttactgtactttttggtactactCATGGGTCCcgctatactatttcaactaacttttacctttatttacaatactttcaataaaaaaaatttaatttcagcaaaataaacgaatCCCAAATGAACGATACAGCTAATTATGCTTTACCTTATCTTTGGGAGCTTTGGGGTGGGAGCCACTTGTTTTTTTCGGTTCTATTTgatcttttttcattttgggtTTAGTTTTAGTTTGGCAATTAGGTAAAATCAGTAATTACATGATAATAGCAACAATAAGTACCAATAAATATGAAGGGAAGTGGGGTTACAGTCTTAAAGCCTTGCAGGGCGCTTGCTGCCACAGATATTTTACTctcataaatattatttaaatgttttacacgtctactttttttttccttcgctAGATGCTTCTTCCTCCTTCATGATTTTTCCATTACTTAGAGGGCACTGAAGATAACTCTCCCATTTTCCAttattactttatctatttccTGTTATGAAATCGTATGAATGGGCTGCATGTTCTATAAATACCTCTAATTCTTTTAAAGgattaaaattatatcatactttttttatataaaaaaatggtgTTTCAGTTTTTTATCAAACTATTACTCTTTACCCATAAGACATCCTAGAAGATTGATAGACCGATAGTATGATAGATTGAACTATAAAGCGCCAAATCTACGTTTCGCCACAAATTAATGAGCCACCACTAGAATATCTAGTGGACCACAGGGGTAATCATATTTaatgaggagaaaaaaaaatgaagagcaaaataagagagaaaataaagaggGGACGGTGCCACCTTAAGGGTAGGGTGGTCCCAAGACCACCCTGAcctgaaaatatatatatgtataataatttaaaaaattttatttgtctaccctttaaaataaatttggaaacatcctcaatttttttatactaataaaattaaatttttctcTATAATATGTTCTACATtcagtggatgaatgattgtttgattaagcatattgaaaaagatgtagcttgtagtattgataatgagattatcatgtaacgattttaaaatatgaaaactcgtagaaggtaattgtaaactttatgtattgcgtgtttttttattgttgttgttgtcaatagataaatttatctttttattagattatatAATTTATGCTTCTTAAGAAACATCCTGAGAAAAATTCCTAGAATCACCACATCAAAGTGGTCTAAATTTATCATATACTttcttgtttgagagttttgtCCAACGAAATGAAATAATTAGATTTAGAAGGGAAAGTCCATTCCATTTTGATCATGAAGCTTCTTCTTGCTTCCCTAATTCCGTAATGTGGGATGCAAACTGGCTAAGGGGAAGTATatatgttcttcttcttctttttaaaattttataaatccaTAAacatacttttaaaaaaatcacattctGCTTTAttctatttcattattttatattttatccattatattcttctttcatttttttggtaGAACATCGTATTCTTCTTTCAAATGCATAGAGTTGGTTTAGACAAGAGGGACTACTCCACTAGAATAAAATCTCTTAAAAGTGTTTACAAACAGATCCTATTTCCTCTTGCAATCcatttgttctctctctctcaatatttttttgtgcGTGTGTAATGAAATCTGTCCCTACCCAACCACCTGTGAACAAGGTTATCTTGTCGATTGGACCCCAACACCAGTGGACCTCACCCTGTAGTCCCCGAACCCATCATTTATTACCATCCCAACGTCGGTCCTATTGGCCTACACCACAGCGGTTATGCCTTTTTGTGTGCTTCCTACCTTCTTTCTTCCTTGAAATTATTGATTTCTCTAAAAGCTTCTCTCATGATCCTCAAACAACAAATCTAGAGCAACATTATCAAAAACAATTGATGCCTTTTATGTTCAGTAATTATGGATTTTGTCgattttttacataaattttgtagaaagCAACAGCGCTAGTCTATTTCTTactgtttatttttaatttttaaaacatctaaataaAGAAGAAGTGGTTTTATTTCTACCTTAATTTTCACTCCACTATTCTCAACTCTCTTTATCAATCTCTTTCCTCTCTTCTCCctttaaattttcaaacattGGAAAGAGTGTATTAATTACACAAACTTataaatttcaactttttcCATCTTCGGTTTGGAAGagtaaaaaagaatataacTCATAAATCTTCATTGAGCATCCACATCAATGGAGctatatttttagatatttgacactataaaaagttatttta
This genomic window contains:
- the LOC115968131 gene encoding CTP synthase-like: MKYVLVTGGVVSGLGKGVTASSIGLLLKACGLRVTSIKIDPYLNTDAGTMSPFEHGEVFVLDDGGEVDLDLGNYERFLDIKLTRDHNITTGKIYQSVIDKERRGDYLGKTVQVVPHITDAIQEWIERVARIPVDGKSGSPDVCVIELGGTIGDIESMPFIEALGQFSYRVGTENFCLIHVSLVPVLNVVGEQKTKPTQHSVRQLRGLGLTPHILTCRSTAALEENVKVKISQFCHVPAENIITLYDVPNIWHIPLLLRDQKAHEAILKVLNLLGKTGKPALDEWISRAEKCDKLHEPVHIAMVGKYTGLSDSYLSVLKALLHASVSHGKKLFVDWVPASDLEDATSKENPDAYKAAWKLLKGADGVLVPGGFGDRGVQGKILAAKYAREYRVPFLGICLGMQIAVIDFARSVLGLKDANSTEFDPNTKNPCVIFMPEGSKTHMGGTMRLGSRRTLFHISDCKSAKLYGTRSFIDERHRHRYEVNPDMVARLEKAGLSFTGKDETGQRMEIVELPNHPYFVGVQFHPEFKSRPGKPSPLFLGLIAAACGELDVALHSCGSQRIVTNGAVNGPKKLKCRNVTPAKCTKGLPDGVYTNGNGIYL